cacctatgaaagagaTTTTCTCCATtggaattgattttttaatataagaaaaaaaaattccatgtTTGTTGGATGAATGGGGATAAAAAGTGTAGTATTAAAAACTTGACAGTAGAgtgttatatattttgaaaaataacgaGTGATGTCATATTTAGTGTCTAAAGTAACAATTTTGGAAAACTTGTATCTGAATGCTCGATTAAGTATTGAGAGTAACTATTTGCCTAACTTAATCATAGTGCTTGCGATCTTTGGATTGTAAATGGTAAATTTAAATGccaaattacaataataaagAGCATATTTCGACTATTTTTGATAATACACGAatgtatttgattatttttagaaaaataaaaataaaataccgCTATGTAAATTAGGAGGAGGCGAGGATTAATATATAAACTTCACACCCGTGTCTTATTACACAACACACAAATTACATAGTTGATAAAGTATCAATTACAGAAACAAACATCAAATCACCAAAGATACCAACATGGATTATTTTTTACCATACTCTCAAACAAGAAACAAATTAGTGTAGAGCTCACACACATATGCATATATGATCCTATTAATTCATCTTGACATGATGGTCATCAATACCTTTGGTCATACCAACAACGAAGTCCAACAAATTTACTAGTTCAGGGACATTCTCATTTGGCCTTTCATACTCCATTGTCCAACTTACCAAATCGATTTCGTCTTTTGTTTCGATATGAAGAGTTGCCTTAAAATTGTCATATTTATTCACTATATCTCCTTCAAATTCTTTGAATGTGAGCACTTTTGTTTCGTGATCTACAGTTTCAACTACCTGCTTCGAGATCCTCTTTTCCCCTTCTACCTTAcacgaaaaaaatgaataagttaTTCCCAAATTTAACAGtcctttagaaaagaaaaagttggTATTGAGAAACTAAATAGAGGATACACTGCAACTTATCTCCGTACTTAATTTTCTtagaaattcattttttcttattttcaagaAGCTTGTATCCCTAAAGAATATANNNNNNNNNNNNNNNNNNNNNNNNNNNNNNNNNNNNNNNNNNNNNNNNNNNNNNNNNNNNNNNNNNNNNNNNNNNNNNNNNNNNNNNNNNNNNNNNNNNNNNNNNNNNNNNNNNNNNNNNNNNNNNNNNNNNNNNNNNNNNNNNNNNNNNNNNNNNNNNNNNNNNNNNNNNNNNNNNNNNNNNNNNNNNNNNNNNNNNNNNNNNNNNNNNNNNNNNNNNNNNNNNNNNNNNNNNNNNNNNNNNNNNNNNNNNNNNNNNNNNNNNNNNNNNNNNNNNNNNNNNNNNNNNNNNNNNNNNNNNNNNNNNNNNNNNNNNNNNNNNNNNNNNNNAGCtcgttgtttttttttttttttgatgaatataagtATAAGTATGTGATCTAAACAATAGCTACTGAATTTTCAAATCGATAGCTAATATCCCTCCACCTCTAGTGGAAAGTCATTCCCCCCTTTTgacgaatttttaaaaatatttggctTACCAAGAATATATGTCCAACAAATTTTGGATCCAACCGTTCCAAAGACACCCTCAAGAAGCTCACAACCTTGTACATGCAAAGGGCACATAGTAGAGACATGGTGTGGTTTATTTGTAAAGACATCATGAAACACATCCTTATTAGCTTTCATTTCTATCTTAGCACACAACACAGACTTTAGACCCATTTTACTAgacttgaaaataaaaagatgtagTTACACTATAGGAAAATTGTAGAAGATAAGTATTAATATCCTTTACAAAGATTATTCAACAATATATATAGACTAGAAAGGGAAAGGGGgagctttttttaaaaaaataaataaaaaaaaaatatatatatatatatatatgtatgtatgtatatatatattctaatttaagattattttattagatatgttattatattttggaattatttcaaaataaacattTCTCCGATTAAGCATTAGCTATGTGACTTTATTGTTTTAACGGTGTCAAAAATGTCATCCCTTTAGTTATATTGGGAAAAGAgtctgaaaaatatttgatcGAAATTATTGTTATGATACTAAATTTTACGTACAACCTTTTATccctgcactatttaatagtgtattttaaaggtatatatatataaaaaagtaaaccTTTTAATAActtatgatttttatatgagataagtattaataatcaataatgaagaaaaaaaatgttataattattatttgagaaatatcattacaccagtaataaaaatatgatttaaaacaaaagaagttaaaaaataaatttaaaacgttAGAGTGTACGTTTTTATGTCTAGAACTTACGTTTTTATACAAGGACTTATGCCTCAAAATTTAGGACTTATGCCTTATAGATCTACGTCTTTAGTTTACGTCTCAGAGCGTTTTTGATACGCCCCACGCcccaaaaacatttttaaaaacactgattaacaatatctttcttcatataTGAGACTGTCGGCTTTTATATCCTAAACTATagatatggaaaaaaaaaagatagatatTTCCGGAAAGTTAACTTTGATTCGTCAAGTCAGCAGTTGGGCGGCGTGTTTATCTTGTGTGACAACACTACACAGCGAGTTACTTTTTAAGAgaagaatatgaaatttttatttatgatcgTTATAAATCGAATTATAATCAAATTGATTGATGGTTTACCAATGTCGCTTCCCCCCCTGATTTCAACCACTTCTAGCACTGATGCTATGCAATTATGTCTCAACCACTTCTACAGGATAcgattcttttaaaaaatgattataatGCAAAATGAAGATGCTCatttattagataaaaaataaaattttcatttcaaaatggGTGACGTTTGAAGTATTCATTGCCTTAAATGAGTTAGCATGGAGAAAAAGAtaagatttatttattaaagttaCGTGGGAGTCATCATTTTTCAAGACAAGGCTAGGttcctttttaacaaaaaaaaaaaagttgtgatGTTCGTCTAATTTGAGGAATAAATAGAAGGAAAAATTTCGCGattaaacaaatttatattatttaattactcattataactctagtttgttataattatcaattatgactaatattatacattaattatgtgcgttgacttcgagtttgtattattagtcacgtttgtatatgtataattttccagaatatacaaatatatatatatatgtataatatacaatttttaacctatatatatatacaactcACCTCTTTCCCACTTTCTACCCTCTCTTGCTTGTCCTCTCTCCTTCGTCTCCcaatcttgctcgcctctctcctccctctcccaatctccttgcatatatacaaatgcatatgtataatatacaattatatacatgtcacgacccaaaaccgggccgcgactggcacccacacttaccctcctatgtgagcgaaccaaccaatctaaaccttaacatttcaatttaatatcaacagaaagtaatgcggaagacttaaactcattaataaaaagacaattcaataacttctaaaattcaacatctattattccccaNNNNNNNNNNNNNNNNNNNNNNNNNNNNNNNNNNNNNNNNNNNNNNNNNNNNNNNNNNNNNNNNNNNNNNNNNNNNNNNNNNNNNNNNNNNNNNNNNNNNNNNNNNNNNNNNNNNNNNNNNNNNNNNNNNNNNNNNNNNNNNNNNNNNNNNNNNNNNNNNNNNNNNNNNNNNNNNNNNNNNNNNNNNNNNNNNNNNNNNNNNNNNNNNNNNNNNNNNNNNNNNNNNNNNNNNNNNNNNNNNNNNNNNNNNNNNNNNNNNNNNNNNNNNNNNNNNNNNNNNNNNNNNNNNNNNNNNNNNNNNNNNNNNNNNNNNNNNNNNNNNNNNNNNNNNNNNNNNNNNNNNNNNNNNNNNNNNNNNNNNNNNNNNNNNNNNNNNNNNNNNNNNNNNNNNNNNNNNNNNNNNNNNNNNNNNNNNNNNNNNNNNNNNNNNNNNNNNNNNNNNNNNNNNNNNNNNNNNNNNNNNNNNNNNNNNNNNNNNNNNNNNNNNNNNNNNNNNNNNNNNNNNNNNNNNNNNNNNNNNNNNNNNNNNNNNNNNNNNNNNNNNNNNNNNNNNNNNNNNNNNNNNNNNNNNNNNNNNNNNNNNNNNNNNNNNNNNNNNNNNNNNNNNNNNNNNNNNNNNNNNNNNNNNNNNNNNNNNNNNNNNNNNNNNNNNNNNNNNNNNNNNNNNNNNNNNNNNNNNNNNNNNNNNNNNNNNNNNNNNNNNNNNNNNNNNNNNNNNNNNNNNNNNNNNNNNNNNNNNNNNNNNNNNNNNNNNNNNNNNNNNNNNNNNNNNNNNNNNNNNNNNNNNNNNNNNNNNNNNNNNNNNNNNNNNNNNNNNNNNNNNNNNNNNNNNNNNNNNNNNNNNNNNNNNNNNNNNNNNNNNNNNNNNNNNNNNNNNNNNNNNNNNNNNNNNNNNNNNNNNNNNNNNNNNNNNNNNNNNNNNNNNNNNNNNNNNNNNNNNNNNNNNNNNNNNNNNNNNNNNNNNNNNNNNNNNNNNNNNNNNNNNNNNNNNNNNNNNNNNNNNNNNNNNNNNNNNNNNNNNNNNNNNNNNNNNNNNNNNNNNNNNNNNNNNNNNNNNNNNNNNNNNNNNNNNNNNNNNNNNNNNNNNNNNNNNNNNNNNNNNNNNNNNNNNNNNNNNNNNNNNNNNNNNNNNNNNNNNNNNNNNNNNNNNNNNNNNNNNNNNNNNNNNNNNNNNNNNNNNNNNNNNNNNNNNNNNNNNNNNNNNNNNNNNNNNNNNNNNNNNNNNNNNNNNNNNNNNNNNNNNNNNNNNNNNNNNNNNNNNNNNNNNNNNNNNNNNNNNNNNNNNNNNNNNNNNNNNNNNNNNNNNNNNNNNNNNNNNNNNNNNNNNNNNNNNNNNNNNNNNNNNNNNNNNNNNNNNNNNNNNNNNNNNNNNNNNNNNNNNNNNNNNNNNNNNNNNNNNNNNNNNNNNNNNNNNNNNNNNNNNNNNNNNNNNNNNNNNNNNNNNNNNNNNNNNNNNNNNNNNNNNNNNNNNNNNNNNNNNNNNNNNNNNNNNNNNNNNNNNNNNNNNNNNNNNNNNNNNNNNNNNNNNNNNNNNNNNNNNNNNNNNNNNNNNNNNNNNNNNNNNNNNNNNNNNNNNNNNNNNNNNNNNNNNNNNNNNNNNNNNNNNNNNNNNNNNNNNNNNNNNNNNNNNNNNNNNNNNNNNNNNNNNNNNNNNNNNNNNNNNNNNNNNNNNNNNNNNNNNNNNNNNNNNNNNNNNNNNNNNNNNNNNNNNNNNNNNNNNNNNNNNNNNNNNNNNNNNNNNNNNNNNNNNNNNNNNNNNNNNNNNNNNNNNNNNNNNNNNNNNNNNNNNNNNNNNNNNNNNNNNNNNNNNNNNNNNNNNNNNNNNNNNNNNNNNNNNNNNNNNNNNNNNNNNNNNNNNNNNNNNNNNNNNNNNNNNNNNNNNNNNNNNNNNNNNNNNNNNNNNNNNNNNNNNNNNNNNNNNNNNNNNNNNNNNNNNNNNNNNNNNNNNNNNNNNNNNNNNNNNNNNNNNNNNNNNNNNNNNNNNNNNNNNNNNNNNNNNNNNNNNNNNNNNNNNNNNNNNNNNNNNNNNNNNNNNNNNNNNNNNNNNNNNNNNNNNNNNNNNNNNNNNNNNNNNNNNNNNNNNNNNNNNNNNNNNNNNNNNNNNNNNNNNNNNNNNNNNNNNNNNNNNNNNNNNNNNNNNNNNNNNNNNNNNNNNNNNNNNNNNNNNNNNNNNNNNNNNNNNNNNNNNNNNNNNNNNNNNNNNNNNNNNNNNNNNNNNNNNNNNNNNNNNNNNNNNNNNNNNNNNNNNNNNNNNNNNNNNNNNNNNNNNNNNNNNNNNNNNNNNNNNNNNNNNNNNNNNNNNNNNNNNNNNNNNNNNNNNNNNNNNNNNNNNNNNNNNNNNNNNNNNNNNNNNNNNNNNNNNNNNNNNNNNNNNNNNNNNNNNNNNNNNNNNNNNNNNNNNNNNNNNNNNNNNNNNNNNNNNNNNNNNNNNNNNNNNNNNNNNNNNNNNNNNNNNNNNNNNNNNNNNNNNNNNNNNNNNNNNNNNNNNNNNNNNN
The nucleotide sequence above comes from Solanum pennellii chromosome 9, SPENNV200. Encoded proteins:
- the LOC107030768 gene encoding kirola-like, which encodes MGLKSVLCAKIEMKANKDVFHDVFTNKPHHVSTMCPLHVQGCELLEGVFGTVGSKICWTYILEGEKRISKQVVETVDHETKVLTFKEFEGDIVNKYDNFKATLHIETKDEIDLVSWTMEYERPNENVPELVNLLDFVVGMTKGIDDHHVKMN